In Desulfomonile tiedjei, one DNA window encodes the following:
- a CDS encoding PAS domain S-box protein — protein sequence MSRRDFVSVHDMSMDEIEKRLEDIERNKVEFYAEARDGFYISTREGQFLDCNDALVKMLGYRATEDVLCLDLNTELWADPEERPRFQAIIERQGFVRDYQGTFRSKDGQVIYVSLSSHVWRDRLGKVGGYRGFVVDRTREKLMSDQLQILETRYKNLFGNIRDGVFISDAEGTVIDCNEALCEIVGRTRAEFMGMNYYKDLFVNPEAVLDFRRKFTNYGEVNDYELQLVRKDGTIRDIAMSGYATRNAEGEIMSYQGLMRDITEAKRLRRQLIQSERLSAMGKMALQLAHELNNPIYGIMNCLELVKGVVPPANEKRKFLDLAYNECKRTSGLLIKMLKFFRPDDEKKSPTDINKLIEETLLFYEKQLKNLNINVTTELSPDLPEFPAVENQLKQVFINMIINANTAMPSGGDLRVTSRFDRGRRRILVTIEDTGVGIPPENLERIFDAFFTTKNEVKGVGLGLSICYGFIKEHGGEIDVASEVGKGTVFTISLPVTPHAN from the coding sequence ATGTCCCGCAGGGATTTTGTATCCGTCCATGACATGAGCATGGACGAGATTGAGAAACGATTGGAAGACATCGAGCGCAACAAGGTCGAATTCTACGCCGAGGCCCGCGACGGCTTCTACATATCCACACGTGAGGGGCAGTTCCTGGACTGCAACGACGCGCTTGTGAAAATGTTGGGATACAGAGCCACCGAAGATGTGCTTTGCCTGGACCTGAACACGGAGCTGTGGGCCGACCCTGAGGAAAGGCCCAGATTTCAGGCTATTATTGAACGGCAGGGGTTCGTAAGGGACTATCAAGGGACTTTTAGGAGCAAAGACGGCCAGGTGATCTACGTCAGTCTATCCAGTCACGTGTGGCGGGACAGACTTGGAAAGGTCGGCGGATACAGAGGCTTCGTGGTGGATCGTACCCGAGAGAAGCTGATGTCGGATCAATTGCAGATACTGGAGACGAGATACAAGAACCTGTTCGGCAACATACGCGACGGTGTCTTCATTTCCGACGCGGAAGGCACGGTCATAGACTGCAATGAAGCGCTTTGCGAAATAGTGGGCCGCACCCGGGCGGAATTCATGGGCATGAATTACTATAAGGACCTGTTCGTGAACCCCGAGGCTGTATTGGATTTCAGGAGAAAGTTTACCAATTACGGGGAGGTGAATGACTACGAGTTGCAACTTGTGCGAAAAGACGGAACCATTCGGGACATTGCCATGAGCGGGTATGCCACAAGAAATGCCGAAGGCGAAATCATGAGCTATCAGGGGCTCATGAGAGATATTACGGAGGCAAAGCGACTTCGGCGCCAACTTATTCAGTCGGAAAGGCTTTCCGCAATGGGGAAAATGGCCCTACAGCTCGCTCACGAGTTGAACAACCCCATATACGGCATCATGAACTGCCTGGAACTCGTCAAAGGAGTCGTGCCACCGGCAAACGAGAAACGGAAATTTCTGGATCTGGCTTACAATGAGTGTAAACGCACATCCGGGCTTCTAATCAAAATGCTGAAGTTTTTCAGGCCTGATGATGAGAAGAAGAGCCCGACGGACATCAATAAACTGATCGAGGAAACACTCCTCTTCTACGAAAAGCAGCTCAAGAACCTCAACATAAACGTTACAACCGAATTGTCACCCGACCTACCGGAATTCCCGGCGGTGGAGAACCAACTAAAACAGGTGTTCATCAACATGATCATCAATGCGAACACGGCCATGCCGTCGGGGGGAGACCTTCGAGTGACAAGCCGATTCGATCGCGGCCGACGCAGAATCTTGGTGACCATCGAGGATACTGGGGTTGGCATTCCTCCCGAGAACCTCGAGAGGATCTTCGACGCTTTCTTCACTACAAAGAACGAAGTAAAAGGCGTGGGGCTGGGCCTGAGCATTTGCTACGGATTCATCAAGGAACACGGCGGCGAAATTGATGTGGCCAGCGAGGTCGGCAAAGGCACGGTCTTCACCATTTCCCTGCCGGTAACCCCGCATGCAAATTAG
- a CDS encoding methylenetetrahydrofolate reductase: MSLKESLEKKRFLVTCEVQLPHGRTPEEYLDEICNLRGQVNGVRFDRFSTDAAISDSLALCRLLRDKGFDPVFQLGTRDRNRLEIQEALVHASAVGVENLLVFSDEYRITGDSLQEAMFFHVDMGKFFSVIEALEKGVDVNGKELDGRKEFLIGSEVEAGFGGNVPDMQLHEMEALVEKGANYFLSTPVFDVDQFSKFVKKVAPLGVPIIAELLMLHSSTNARMLKRVARLNIPGHIIRRLEGAAVEFDESAKILLETANRLKDICSGVHILPFGWESKIGKLLQDLKRTEMNPEV, translated from the coding sequence GTGAGCCTAAAAGAATCTCTTGAAAAAAAGAGGTTTCTGGTCACCTGTGAGGTTCAACTTCCCCATGGGCGGACTCCGGAAGAATATTTGGACGAAATCTGTAATCTCCGGGGCCAAGTGAACGGAGTCCGTTTCGATCGGTTTTCCACGGATGCTGCGATTAGTGATTCTTTGGCGCTTTGCCGTCTGCTTCGAGACAAGGGGTTCGATCCGGTGTTTCAGCTAGGCACCAGGGATCGCAATCGCCTGGAAATCCAGGAGGCCTTGGTTCACGCGTCAGCGGTTGGAGTGGAAAACCTCCTCGTATTTTCGGACGAATATCGGATTACCGGCGATTCTCTCCAGGAGGCGATGTTCTTTCATGTGGACATGGGCAAGTTTTTTTCAGTGATCGAAGCGCTGGAAAAGGGAGTCGATGTGAATGGAAAGGAATTGGACGGTCGAAAGGAGTTCCTCATCGGTTCAGAAGTGGAGGCGGGATTCGGCGGAAATGTCCCTGACATGCAGCTCCACGAAATGGAGGCATTGGTAGAGAAAGGAGCGAATTACTTTTTAAGCACGCCGGTCTTCGACGTGGATCAGTTTTCCAAATTCGTGAAGAAAGTGGCTCCGCTTGGGGTCCCTATCATAGCGGAACTTCTTATGCTCCATTCCAGCACAAATGCGAGGATGCTGAAAAGAGTCGCCCGGCTCAACATTCCCGGCCACATAATCCGAAGACTTGAGGGCGCGGCGGTCGAATTTGACGAATCCGCCAAAATCCTTTTGGAGACAGCGAACCGGCTCAAAGACATTTGCTCCGGCGTACATATACTTCCTTTCGGATGGGAAAGCAAAATCGGCAAGCTTCTTCAAGACCTCAAGAGGACTGAGATGAATCCTGAGGTATGA
- a CDS encoding response regulator — translation MEVLTVYQASKYCSVSPKTVSNWIDEGHIKAFRTVGGHRRIRKEDLDEFLRRMGMPIAGGFGPDEHKRILVIDDDKLIVETIVHSLEEEPHDYEIISASDGFEAGLQVSHFKPDLLILDIMMPDIDGYEVCKRVRQNPATSHIKIIVLSAYLDEESYEKMKKHGADICFSKPLPLEKLKTEVAGLLGLT, via the coding sequence ATGGAAGTCCTCACCGTATATCAGGCCAGCAAATATTGCAGCGTCTCCCCCAAGACCGTTTCCAATTGGATAGACGAAGGCCACATCAAGGCTTTCAGGACTGTGGGCGGACATCGTCGGATCAGGAAAGAGGACCTGGACGAGTTTCTTCGCCGCATGGGCATGCCGATCGCCGGTGGATTTGGGCCGGACGAACACAAGAGGATCCTCGTGATCGACGACGACAAGTTGATTGTGGAAACCATCGTCCATTCACTTGAAGAAGAGCCTCATGACTATGAGATCATCTCCGCGTCCGACGGATTCGAGGCCGGTTTGCAGGTGAGCCACTTCAAGCCCGATCTGCTTATCCTCGACATCATGATGCCGGACATCGACGGGTACGAGGTGTGCAAAAGGGTGAGGCAGAATCCGGCAACTTCTCATATAAAGATCATTGTTCTTTCCGCGTACCTGGATGAGGAAAGCTACGAGAAAATGAAGAAGCACGGTGCGGACATTTGCTTCTCCAAGCCGCTGCCTTTGGAGAAGCTAAAGACGGAGGTGGCCGGCCTTCTGGGACTGACTTGA
- a CDS encoding HD domain-containing protein, translated as MQGIYLKIFDLAGPYLDTRDNDIHTRIAYSFAVRLLEAEGGDERVVLPAILLHDLGWKMVPEDLHLKAFGPGKNDLEINRIHEVEGAKKAREILESVNYDPELTEQIVTIISGHDSRKEALSLNDAIVKDSDRLWRFSEEALEVDPKRFRVDPAVHTEWLKHQIDHWFYTQTAKKLAREEQKLRAINFGLLQEEDQ; from the coding sequence GTGCAAGGGATCTATCTCAAGATATTCGATCTGGCCGGGCCGTATCTGGACACCCGAGACAATGATATCCACACTCGCATCGCGTACTCTTTCGCGGTGAGGCTTTTGGAGGCCGAAGGCGGGGACGAGAGAGTCGTTCTTCCGGCAATTTTGCTTCACGATCTGGGATGGAAGATGGTTCCCGAGGACCTTCACCTCAAGGCGTTTGGACCGGGGAAGAACGATCTGGAGATCAACAGAATTCACGAGGTGGAAGGGGCTAAGAAGGCGCGTGAAATCCTTGAGTCTGTGAATTACGATCCCGAATTGACGGAACAAATCGTTACGATTATTTCCGGCCACGATTCCAGGAAAGAAGCGCTGTCGCTCAACGACGCCATTGTAAAGGATTCAGACAGGTTGTGGCGGTTCTCCGAAGAAGCCTTAGAAGTAGACCCGAAGCGCTTCCGCGTCGATCCTGCGGTTCACACGGAATGGCTGAAACACCAGATTGACCATTGGTTCTATACGCAGACCGCGAAGAAACTGGCCAGGGAGGAACAAAAGCTGCGAGCCATAAACTTCGGCTTGCTGCAAGAAGAAGATCAATAG